One Carassius carassius chromosome 28, fCarCar2.1, whole genome shotgun sequence genomic window carries:
- the LOC132107956 gene encoding TLC domain-containing protein 2-like, whose amino-acid sequence MELNSVILTTGSSVGFFKLVNYGVGKLPIPETAQRNVWKWKNISTSFVHSLLTGVWSVLCFCMHPQMAEDLIETYSVFSHALVSVSIGYFIYDFFDMVINQKISHLWELLFHHVVVITCFGISVLTCRYVGFAVVALLVEINSIFLHLRQVLRMASLAKNTFYRVNSMINLGTYVVFRINTLAWMTRWLVLNRDLIPLISYTIGSVGLAIMTVMNIVLFYRLMRSDFMKSSREKDVRKEKEKEM is encoded by the exons ATGGAGTTGAATTCAGTGATTTTGACCACTGGGTCTTCGGTAGGCTTTTTCAAATTAGTAAACTATGGAGTCGGCAAACTTCCCATCCCCGAGACAGCTCAGAGGAACGTCTGGAAATGGAAAAATATCTCCACGTCTTTCGTGCACAGCCTCCTCACTGGAGTGTGGTCCGTGCTTTG TTTTTGCATGCATCCCCAGATGGCTGAGGATTTGATAGAAACATACTCCGTTTTCTCTCACGCCTTGGTATCTGTATCAATCG GGTACTTTATATATGACTTCTTTGATATGGTTATCAACCAGAAGATCAGTCATTTATGGGAGCTCCTTTTCCACCATGTAGTG GTGATCACCTGTTTCGGGATCTCTGTGTTGACCTGTCGGTATGTGGGTTTTGCCGTGGTGGCTCTGTTGGTGGAGATCAATTCAATCTTTCTGCACCTGAGGCAAGTGCTCCGCATGGCCAGCCtggccaaaaatacattttaccgCGTCAACAGTATGATCAACCTGGGCACCTATGTAGTGTTTCGCATCAACACTCTGGCCTGGATGACCCGCTGGCTGGTGCTAAATCGTGACCTCATCCCCCTAATCAGCTACACCATCGGCAGCGTGGGTCTGGCCATCATGACCGTCATGAACATTGTGTTGTTTTACCGCCTGATGAGAAGTGACTTCATGAAGTCCAGCCGCGAGAAGGATGTGaggaaagagaaggagaaagaaatGTAG